The genomic DNA TATCTGATCTCCACCGGCACGGGCGTCGCCCCGTTCGTCTCGATCATCAAGGATCCGGAGGTCTACGACCGCTTCGAGGCGGTGGTCCTCGTCCACGGTTGCCGCTTCGTCGAAGACCTCGCCTATGGCGAGCAGATCGTCGACAACGTTCTCAAGGACGAAATTCTCGCCGAGATCATCGGCGACAAGCTGCACTATTATCCGACCGTCACGCGCGAGCCGTACGAGCGCAAGGGTCGGGTCACCGACCTGTTGCGGTCCGGCGCGGTTTCGGGGTCGTTCGGCCTGCCGCCGCTCGATCCGGATGCCGACCGGGTGATGATCTGCGGCGGTCCGGCGATGCTCGCCGACATGGTCGAGATGATGAAGGATATGGGATTTTCGGAGGGATCGGCCTCGCGGCCGGGGCACTACGTGATCGAAAAGGCCTTCGTCGAACGCTGACGCCGTGCCGCTTGCGGTGAGGTAGTGAAGCTGATCGACTGGGGCATCGATCGGGGGGAGGAGGAAACGGCTTTGAGCGATGAAGCCGTCCAGTCGGCTGTTTCGGGCGCCCGCCAGCGGCGGGTGAGCGGCATCGACGTCGGCGGCACCTTCACCGATCTCGTCATCCACGAAAACGGTCCGGACGGACCGGCGGTCCGCATCGCCAAGGTGCCGACCACCCTGCCCAACCAGGCCGAGGGGGTCCTGTCGGCGATCGCGCTGGCCGGCGTCGCCCCCGCCGACATCGATCTCCTGATCCACGGCACCACGGCGACCACCAACGCGATCCTCGAACGCAAGATCGCCCGGGTCGGCCTGATCACCACGGCGGGCTTCCGCGACACGCTGGAGCTCGGCCGCCGCACGCGGCCCAGGCCCTATGGCATGACCGGGAAGTTCAGCCCGCTCGTTCCGCGCGACCGGCGCCTCGAGGTCGACGAGCGCATGGACGTGAACGGCCAGGTCGTCCGCCCG from Microbaculum marinisediminis includes the following:
- a CDS encoding ferredoxin--NADP reductase encodes the protein MAAIDTQRVLDVHHWTDRLFSFRTTRDPGFRFENGQFVMIGLPVDGRPLLRAYSMASANHEDTLEFFSIKVPDGPLTSRLAQIQEGDQILVGHKPTGTLVQDSLLPGKRLYLISTGTGVAPFVSIIKDPEVYDRFEAVVLVHGCRFVEDLAYGEQIVDNVLKDEILAEIIGDKLHYYPTVTREPYERKGRVTDLLRSGAVSGSFGLPPLDPDADRVMICGGPAMLADMVEMMKDMGFSEGSASRPGHYVIEKAFVER